Within Sorangiineae bacterium MSr11367, the genomic segment CGGCAATCTGCGCGCGCAGCCTCAGAACGGACTCCGGCCGCCCCGCAGCCTCGACGTCGGCGTCGTAAAGCGGAATGTCTCCCCACTCCGCGGTCTCGAAGGTGAGCGACGACGGCGCGAGTTCGATGGCTGTGCGAAGGAGGGCGCGATTGAAGGATTGTTTGCGAAGGCTACCGGCAATTCCCAATACGCGAAACGTAGAGCTCATGGCGTGGCATCATAGCGCACCCACTTCGTCGAGGGCACGGGCCACGATGGCGACATCCTCGGTCGTGGTGGACCAATTGGAGAATGCGGCTCGGATGGCCGGACGGCCCCCGTACACGGTCGGCGTGAAAAACGCGCGGCCGCCCGCGTGAATGGCCTCGAGCACGCGATCGCGCTCGCGCACGTCCCGCGATCGTGGCGCGAAACACACGATGTTCAGGTGCACGTCGGCGAGAAGCTCGTAGGAGCGCGACGCGCGGAGGTGGTCGCCGAGCCGGCGGGCGTGCTCGCAGCAGCGATGCACCAGGTCGCGGTAACCTTCGCGGCCGTAGGCCATCAAGGTCATCCACGCGGGAAGCGCGCGAAAGCGGCGCGAGTTCTCCGGGGTGCGGTGCAAGAGATCGGGCCCGGCGCCCAGGTACGCGCCCGCAGCGCGAAAGACGCGCTCCTGGTCGCTCAGGTGGCGCGTGAACACGAAGCCCGAATCGTACGGCACATTGAGCCATTTGTGCGCGTCGGAGGCGATGGAGTCGGCCAGCTCGAGCCCGTCCACGAGGTGCGCGTAGGCGGGATCGGCCGCCGCGAAAAGGCCGAAGGCACCGTCGACGTGGAGCCACGCACCATGCCGTTTGGCCACCTCGGCGACGGCGCGCAGGTCGTCGAAATCGCCGGTGTTCACCTCCCCCGCGCTCGCCGAGACGATGCACGGTGCGGCCGCGGGCCGCCCACGCAAATGCGCATCGAGGGCCGCCGGATCCATGGCCGCACGCCCCTCGACGAGGGCCATGCGCTCGATGCACCTCCGCCCCATGCCGAGGATGGAGAGCGCTTTGTCGATGCTCGCGTGCGGCGCGCCGGCAAGAACCGAAATGGGCGGCGCACCCGTGAGCCCCACCTCGGAGACGTCGATGCCGAGGCGCGCATACGCCCACTGCCTGGCCGTGGCGAGCGCCACCACATTGGCTTGCGTGGCGCCACTGACGAAGGCGCCCTCGAACGAATCGGGCACGCCAAACAGCGCGCGGAGCATCGCAAGGGTGTGCCGTTCGACGCCGGTCGCAATGGAGTCGCCGTCGCTGGAGACATTCTGGTCGTAGGCCGCCGCGAGCCAATCGCCCGCGAGCGCCGCCGGGGTCGAGCCCCCCGTGACGAACCCGAGGTAACGCGGCCCCGCCGAGCCGGAGAGCAACGGCTCGAGGTTCGCGCGAAAGTGCTCGAGCGCGCGCTGGGCGCCCCACCCTCGGTCGGGCAACGCAGGAAACTGCACCGCCGGCAAGGCTTCGCGAGGCGCTGCCACGGGGCGATCGGCCACCGACTTCAAAAAGGCCTGCGCCCCATCGCGCGCTTTATTCAGGATTTCGTCGAGTCGCTCACCGATCATTCTTCCAACGTGGAGTCACCGCCAAGCGACGGGTAGATACACTTTGAGTCGGTTCGATCGGTACAGTTCACAGCGTCGTGCGCTGCTCGAGCAGCTTGACCGCGGCATACACCGCGTCGATGGACGGGGTGGGAATGTCCATCCAACGCCCCAGCTCGGCCACGGCACCGACCATGGCATCGACCTCGGTGGGCCGGCCGCGTTCGATGTCTTGAAGCATGGACGTTTTGTGCTGCCCCACCTTTTCCGCACCGTCGATGCGTTGTTCGATCTTGATGCCAAAGTCGATGCCCAATCGCTCGGCCACCGCCTTGGCTTCCT encodes:
- a CDS encoding pyridoxal-dependent decarboxylase yields the protein MIGERLDEILNKARDGAQAFLKSVADRPVAAPREALPAVQFPALPDRGWGAQRALEHFRANLEPLLSGSAGPRYLGFVTGGSTPAALAGDWLAAAYDQNVSSDGDSIATGVERHTLAMLRALFGVPDSFEGAFVSGATQANVVALATARQWAYARLGIDVSEVGLTGAPPISVLAGAPHASIDKALSILGMGRRCIERMALVEGRAAMDPAALDAHLRGRPAAAPCIVSASAGEVNTGDFDDLRAVAEVAKRHGAWLHVDGAFGLFAAADPAYAHLVDGLELADSIASDAHKWLNVPYDSGFVFTRHLSDQERVFRAAGAYLGAGPDLLHRTPENSRRFRALPAWMTLMAYGREGYRDLVHRCCEHARRLGDHLRASRSYELLADVHLNIVCFAPRSRDVRERDRVLEAIHAGGRAFFTPTVYGGRPAIRAAFSNWSTTTEDVAIVARALDEVGAL